One genomic window of Magnolia sinica isolate HGM2019 chromosome 3, MsV1, whole genome shotgun sequence includes the following:
- the LOC131238863 gene encoding probable disease resistance protein At4g27220, whose amino-acid sequence MEKVVGSAAVDVGKCACASLKEHAGYLTHFHNNVKDLKDRVQYLVARKEHIDRLVSPDHSNGEEKTPEVSLWLTQAVEMKQAAAMIEQKVAENKGCLHCLNLRWRYSISKQAKQMTERIVRHYDDGNPEKMKMTMPPSLPSVINEEAPSIQGLPSVESSLHEVMSALHDEKTKIIGVWGMGGVGKTTLVKNVNNELDGTRQFKKVIMVTVSKDVDIKKIQGDIAKRLGFTLPDGTESSRASDLRSRLMKEETFLIILDDLWEPLVLAEVGIPSPTSLKDCKIIFTTRSKNVCNRMESKVNVLVNVLSEKESEKLFKEKAGDVVDYPSLHTKAMEVLKECAGLPLAITALGWALKDEKNPRVWEDALSQMKMSAPRDIEDMEKAVYQSIKFSYDRLQDELKPLFLFCCLFPEDYDIPVDQMIHMWKGEGFLDDLESLEEAINRGHTWVGKLISSCLLLASSEEGHVKMHDIVRDVGIWISSNECKDYKSFVGIPHKGLSHGKNWEEYKRISLWQCGINKLPEGMHCPKLLTLMMRENKQPIEIQGGFWEATKELRVLDLSKTAIRKIPLSNLVNLRVLCLRRCKFEKGICLSALGGLKQLEFLDLSFNYWLIKLPKEIGELVNLRNLDLTNTTHLKIVPSGVISRLTLLEELKMWNSFQEWKAEENDASSSSSSINASLSEVASLKELSNLHLCIVEVERFPQEYPLIKHLTKLKNFCFCICQRPNDGVVAHEYPVSNPDELKYMELVGCSPIPEWALMLLPQTTHLKLIYCEGQEALNRGTGFPSVKYLTVEKCDDVEFVVSAKESPENAFGNLRSLKLRKLPNLKKVVATYEEGLLPTLLLHNLKKVEVNECPELKHLLPSVLLQGMDNLTDVSVSYCGGMEHLFDGPPTVEQRNDVLSKLETLVLSNLRSMTSIWPMGLVVKLQNLATLDVLGCHGLKQSVVSAMQIKGGLPNLVKLNVDNCKGVEEIISDVVDTEGLTPKLRILKLSDLPKLVRICGGEADPLLELDWNSLEQIRVVSCGGMEHVFDGPPNDVFFKLKDLHNLTTLVLWRCHFFKKTVMSSVQMKGGLPNLVSLMVDDCGGVEEIISDVVDNEGLLPKLEILRLSSLPELVRIYGGGVAAPPPQLDWHSFKTIYVYGCPKLKNLQPLQGGADSVPSLQDINGERNWWKGLDWEGDDSAISQFHSLFKEVLPDDEDDRWKIRRERVVKALQPCDGDCVYNATL is encoded by the exons ATGGAAAAGGTGGTGGGTTCAGCTGCAGTCGACGTGGGAAAGTGCGCATGTGCTTCTCTTAAGGAACACGCCGGCTATCTTACTCATTTTCATAACAACGTTAAGGATCTGAAAGACCGCGTACAATATCTGGTGGCCAGGAAGGAGCACATAGATCGATTGGTAAGCCCGGACCACTCCAATGGTGAAGAAAAAACCCCAGAAGTTAGTCTATGGCTAACACAAGCTGTCGAAATGAAACAAGCAGCAGCTATGATAGAGCAAAAAGTGGCAGAAAACAAGGGATGTCTACATTGTCTGAATTTGAGATGGCGTTACAGTATAAGCAAGCAGGCGAAACAGATGACGGAGCGCATTGTTAGGCACTATGATGATGGGAATCCCGAGAAGATGAAGATGACAATGCCCCCATCCCTTCCGTCCGTCATAAACGAGGAAGCCCCATCAATCCAGGGTCTACCATCAGTAGAATCATCTCTCCACGAAGTCATGAGTGCTTTACATGATGAAAAGACCAAAATAATTGGAGTATGGGGCATGGGTGGTGTGGGCAAAACTACCCTCGTGAAAAATGTGAACAATGAGTTAGATGGGACACGACAATTCAAAAAAGTCATAATGGTAACTGTTTCAAAGGACGTGGACATCAAGAAGATCCAGGGCGACATTGCAAAGAGATTGGGTTTCACACTCCCTGATGGGACCGAGTCCTCGCGAGCAAGTGACCTGAGGAGCAGATTAATGAAAGAGGAGACATTCCTCATCATCTTGGATGATTTGTGGGAGCCGCTTGTTTTGGCCGAGGTAGGGATTCCCTCTCCTACCAGCCTCAAGGATTGTAAGATCATATTCACAACACGGAGTAAAAATGTGTGCAATAGAATGGAAAGCAAAGTTAATGTACTAGTAAATGTGCTCTCGGAAAAGGAATCAGAGAAACTATTCAAAGAGAAAGCTGGTGACGTTGTTGATTATCCTTCTTTACATACCAAGGCAATGGAGGTTTTGAAGGAATGCGCTGGTCTTCCACTTGCAATTACAGCACTAGGATGGGCATTGAAGGATGAAAAAAATCCTAGAGTGTGGGAGGATGCACTATCACAGATGAAGATGTCAGCACCAAGAGATATCGAAGACATGGAGAAAGCAGTGTACCAGTCTATCAAATTCAGCTACGATCGTTTGCAAGATGAGCTAAAACCGTTGTTCTTGTTCTGCTGCCTGTTTCCTGAAGATTATGATATTCCTGTGGACCAGATGATTCATATGTGGAAGGGTGAAGGCTTTTTAGATGACCTTGAAAGTTTGGAGGAAGCGATAAATAGAGGGCATACTTGGGTTGGGAAACTCATATCTTCTTGTTTGTTATTAGCAAGTTCAGAGGAAGGACATGTAAAGATGCATGACATCGTTAGGGATGTTGGCATTTGGATTTCGTCAAACGAATGCAAGGACTACAAATCTTTTGTGGGAATCCCACATAAAGGTTTGTCACATGGAAAAAACTGGGAGGAATATAAGAGAATTTCTCTCTGGCAATGTGGAATTAATAAACTGCCAGAAGGGATGCATTGTCCTAAATTGCTGACATTGATGATGCGAGAAAATAAGCAGCCGATTGAAATTCAAGGTGGGTTTTGGGAAGCAACAAAAGAACTTCGGGTTCTGGATCTAAGCAAAACAGCTATCAGAAAGATACCATTGTCAAACCTGGTGAATCTACGGGTGCTTTGTCTGAGGAGGTGCAAGTTTGAAAAAGGGATTTGTTTGTCAGCACTTGGGGGACTGAAGCAGCTTGAATTTCTCGATCTGTCATTTAACTACTGGTTAATCAAGTTGCCAAAAGAAATCGGAGAATTGGTCAATCTGCGGAACTTGGACTTGACCAATACTACTCATCTTAAAATTGTTCCGAGTGGTGTTATATCAAGGTTGACTCTCCTGGAAGAATTGAAGATGTGGAATAGTTTCCAGGAGTGGAAGGCTGAAGAAAATGATGCAAGCAGCAGTAGTAGCAGCATCAACGCCTCTTTGAGTGAAGTGGCATCTTTGAAAGAATTATCTAATTTACATCTCTGTATTGTGGAAGTGGAACGTTTCCCACAAGAGTATCCTCTGATTAAACATCTAACAAAGTTGAAGAACTTTTGCTTCTGTATATGCCAAAGGCCTAATGATGGTGTTGTAGCCCATGAGTATCCAGTATCGAACCCTGATGAGTTGAAATATATGGAGTTGGTTGGTTGTAGTCCCATCCCCGAATGGGCGCTAATGCTTTTACCACAGACCACCCATTTAAAGTTAATATATTGCGAGGGTCAAGAGGCACTTAATCGCGGTACAGGATTCCCAAGTGTGAAATATCTTACAGTTGAAAAATGTGATGATGTGGAATTTGTTGTCAGTGCAAAGGAGTCTCCTGAAAATGCATTCGGTAATCTACGGAGTTTAAAGTTAAGAAAGCTGCCAAATCTAAAGAAAGTCGTCGCTACGTATGAAGAGGGATTGCTTCCCACCCTTTTACTTCATAACCTTAAGAAGGTGGAAGTGAATGAATGTCCTGAACTAAAGCATCTACTCCCATCCGTTTTATTGCAAGGAATGGATAATTTAACCGATGTCAGTGTGTCTTATTGTGGAGGAATGGAGCATTTATTTGATGGACCACCCACGGTGGAGCAACGCAATGATGTGCTCTCCAAACTCGAAACCTTAGTTCTTTCAAATCTCAGGAGCATGACAAGTATCTGGCCGATGGGGTTAGTGGTGAAGCTCCAAAATCTCGCTACTCTGGATGTTTTGGGTTGCCATGGCTTGAAGCAGAGCGTTGTGTCGGCGATGCAGATTAAGGGTGGGCTCCCTAATCTCGTCAAGCTCAATGTGGATAATTGCAAAGGAGTGGAGGAGATCATTTCAGATGTGGTGGATACTGAGGGTCTCACACCTAAACTAAGAATTCTAAAATTAAGTGATCTACCGAAATTGGTGCGCATATGTGGAGGAGAGGCTGATCCCCTGCTGGAACTGGATTGGAATTCACTGGAACAAATACGAGTGGTGAGTTGTGGAGGAATGGAGCATGTATTTGATGGACCGCCCAATGATGTGTTTTTCAAACTTAAAGATCTCCATAACCTGACTACTCTCGTGCTTTGGAGGTGCCATTTCTTTAAGAAGACCGTTATGTCGTCCGTTCAGATGAAGGGTGGGCTCCCTAATCTCGTCAGCCTCATGGTGGATGATTGCGGAGGAGTAGAAGAGATCATTTCAGATGTGGTGGATAATGAAGGTCTCCTACCTAAACTAGAAATTCTAAGATTATCCTCTCTACCGGAATTGGTGCGAATCTATGGAGGAGGAGTGGCTGCTCCACCACCGCAATTGGATTGGCATTCATTCAAAACAATTTATGTGTATGGATGTCCCAAGCTTAAAAACTTGCAGCCTCTGCAAGGTGGGGCCGACAGTGTGCCGTCGCTTCAAGACATAAATGGAGAAAGGAATTGGTGGAAGGGGTTAGATTGGGAAGGAGACGATAGTGCCATCTCCCAATTCCATTCCCTGTTCAAAGAG GTACTGCCGGATGATGAAGACGACCGATGGAAGATACGAAG AGAGAGGGTAGTGAAGGCCCTTCAACCCTGTGATGGGGATTGTGTATATAATGCGACTCTTTGA